A single Argentina anserina chromosome 7, drPotAnse1.1, whole genome shotgun sequence DNA region contains:
- the LOC126802892 gene encoding kinesin-like protein KIN-7O isoform X3 encodes MERIQVTVRARPLPADDAKTSPWRISGNSIYIPNSSSKFEFDWVFGEDSKTSEVYQSRTKDIVAAAVGGFNGTVFAYGQTNSGKTYTIRGSATEPGVIRLAVRDMFDLIQLDVDREFLLRMSYMEIYNEEINDLLAPEHRKLQIHESIERGIYVAGLREEIVVSPEQVLELMEFGEAHRHIGETNMNLYSSRSHTIFRMIIESRDKTEDEVIGSSCDAVRVSVLNLVDLAGSERAAKTGAEGVRLKEGSHINKSLMTLGTVIKKLSEGAESQGGHVPYRDSKLTRILQPALGGNANTAIICNITLAQIHADETKSSLQFASRALRVTNCAHVNEILTDAALLKRQKKEIEELRAKLQDSHSEHWGEEILNLRNTLLQTESERERIALELEEEKKAQAEKEKMVQQQAKKIENLSSMVLYSNRDENRDHFKKQKRRDTWCPGKLAKEALGEVPPTITSKASPLKPTRPKREMQLLPFEELVNETDVAQNESCKDEDYKRSAVEDCILPDPCALLHVTSRRKVPPRTKSLCQDNELLDLQGEYEDLLIKFETQRTCSEIQIDYLTRKLAEADLSSVDVCYDYPTSCVKKGTVDKNISVRESEAIIVIKRLQEQIKRLEMEISSSQQNLDSVVELAKEQNICAMEKFDELHEELLIAQEESRVAREQHSCNTSVTQDDYKTMEAYACEKDSQIISLEKELELYREKEVDLSSNEGVHSEIKSLSEMLNTAHSEVNELQQELLGLKLTDSLLEMEEERVIWSSKEKVSLEAIENKSKLYKMEIASNSKEMSEVRNELESCRQECKGLREKLTFYEEATGQKISRLEKILDVDQLHRDHDIFDSPKKQSEELSNSNLELRKVDAFKEENFLQKELSFFKKERDDLLLQMQELSKRPDDLENLNNQLILVKKEKDRLVTEFQEQQKHLTEEKIRLEHNNDLFVEELTRRIASMEVKMHSDHVENGKEKAKLRMRLRGTQAKLDAFCYRYKEAEEEKNLMDRKFKEATANLKDRLALKGVEVLTLKKLLAAKG; translated from the exons atggagaggatACAGGTCACCGTCCGGGCTCGGCCGCTCCCAGCCGATGATGCCAAAACCAGCCCTTGGCGTATCTCTGGCAACTCCATCTACATCCCCAACTCCTCCTCCAAGTTCGAATTCG ATTGGGTTTTCGGTGAAGATTCCAAGACAAGCGAGGTCTATCAGTCTCGGACCAAAGATATAGTCGCTGCAGCCGTTGGCGGTTTCAATG GAACCGTTTTTGCTTATGGCCAAACTAATAGTGGCAAGACATACACGATTCGAGGTTCAGCCACTGAACCTGGAGTAATCCGACTTGCTGTGCGTGACATGTTCGACCTGATTCAACTG GATGTGGATCGGGAGTTTCTTCTGCGGATGTCTTATATGGAGATCTATAACGAGGAAATAAATGATTTACTGGCTCCCGAGCATCGAAAGCTACAGATACATGAAAGTATTGAG CGGGGAATTTATGTAGCTGGATTGCGAGAAGAAATTGTTGTTTCTCCTGAACAAGTCCTTGAGCTCATGGAATTTGGAGAGG CCCATCGACATATCGGAGAGACAAACATGAATCTGTACAGTAGTAGATCCCACACTATTTTCCGTATG ATAATTGAAAGTCGAGATAAAACTGAAGATGAAGTCATTGGTAGTTCTTGTGATGCTGTTCGTGTTTCAGTTTtg AATTTAGTGGACCTTGCTGGTTCAGAACGTGCTGCAAAAACAGGTGCAGAAGGTGTTCGGCTCAAAGAGGGCTCTCATATCAATAAAAGCCTTATGACACTGGGAACTGTCATTAAAAAATTAAGTGAAGGAGCTGAGAGTCAGGG GGGACATGTACCATACAGAGACAGCAAACTAACACGCATTTTGCAGCCTGCTTTGGGCGGAAATGCAAATACAGCTATAATATGCAACATCACCCTTGCACAG ATTCATGCAGATGAGACTAAAAGCAGTCTCCAGTTCGCAAGTAGAGCATTACGTGTAACAAACTGTGCTCATGTCAATGAG ATCTTGACTGATGCTGCTCTTCTAAAGCGTcaaaaaaaggaaattgagGAGCTTCGAGCAAAATTGCAG GATTCTCATTCGGAACATTGGGGAGAGGAAATCCTCAATTTGCGGAATACATTACTGCAG ACCGAGTCAGAAAGGGAGCGTATAGCCTTGGAgttggaggaggagaagaaagcACAGGCTGAAAAAGAGAAGATGGTCCAACAACAagctaaaaaaattgaaaatttgagcTCAATGGTTTTGTATTCAAATAGGGATGAGAATCGTGATCACTTTAAGAAG CAGAAGAGGCGGGATACTTGGTGTCCGGGTAAACTTGCAAAGGAAGCCCTAGGAGAG GTGCCCCCCACCATTACATCAAAGGCATCTCCTTTGAAACCAACAAGACCTAAGCGTGAGATGCAACTACTTCCATTTGAAGAACTGGTGAACGAGACTGATGTTGCTCAGAACGAATCCTGCAAAGATGAAGACTATAAAAGAAGTGCAGTGGAGGATTGTATTCTTCCTGATCCATGTGCTCTATTACATGTTACTAGCAGAAGAAAAGTGCCACCCAGGACTAAAAGCTTATGCCAG GACAATGAATTGTTGGATTTGCAAGGAGAATATGAAGATTTGCTTATAAAATTTGAAACTCAG AGAACATGTAGTGAGATACAAATTGATTATTTGACAAGGAAACTTGCTGAGGCGGATTTGTCTTCTGTTGATGTATGCTATGACTACCCCACATCTTGTGTCAAGAAAGGTACTGTGGATAAGAATATAAGCGTGAGGGAGTCGGAAGCCATTATTGTGATTAAAAGACTTCAAGAACAG ATTAAGAGGTTAGAAATGGAGATATCTTCAAGCCAGCAAAATCTGGATTCTGTTGTTGAGCTGGCAAAAGAGCAAAACATATGTGCCATGGAGAAGTTTGATGAG CTCCACGAGGAGCTTCTAATCGCACAAGAGGAGTCCAGGGTTGCCCGAGAACAACACAGTTGTAACACGTCTGTAACGCAG GATGATTACAAAACGATGGAAGCTTATGCCTGTGAAAAGGACTCACAGATTATTTCTCTAGAAAAAGAACTGGAGTTATATAGGGAAAAGGAAGTTGATCTATCTAGTAATGAAGGTGTACATTCTGAAATAAAATCCCTATCTGAAATGCTGAACACTGCACACTCTGAAGTCAACGAATTGCAACAAGAGCTTTTGGGCCTG AAACTTACAGATTCCCTTTTGGAAATGGAGGAGGAAAGGGTAATATGGTCTTCGAAAGAGAAGGTTTCACTTGAAGCCATAGAAAATAAATCAAAGTTATACAAAATGGAGATTGCATCAAATTCAAAGGAAATGTCAGAG GTGAGAAATGAATTGGAGTCTTGTAGACAAGAATGCAAGGGACTTAGGGAAAAATTAACATTCTACGAGGAAGCGACAGGACAAAAGATAAGCAG GCTGGAGAAGATTTTGGATGTTGATCAACTACATAGAGACCACGATATATTTGATTCTCCAAAGAAACAGTCTGAAGAA CTGTCGAACTCAAATTTGGAGTTACGTAAAGTTGATGCTTTCAAGGAAGAGAATTTTCTTCAGAAGGAGCtgagtttttttaaaaaagaaagagatgaTCTGTTACTTCAAATGCAAGAATTATCTAAACGTCCTGATGACTTAGAG AATCTCAACAACCAGCTCATACTtgtgaaaaaggaaaaggataGATTAGTTACTGAGTTTCAAGAGCAGCAGAAACATTTAACTGAAGAAAAAATTCGCCTTGAACATAACAATGACTTG TTTGTGGAGGAGCTGACAAGACGAATTGCAAGCATGGAAGTCAAGATGCACAGT GATCATGTAGAAAACGGCAAGGAAAAGGCAAAGCTTCGAATGAGGCTTCGAGGGACGCAAGCAAAGTTGGATGCCTTTTGCTATAGATACAAGGAAGCagaagaggagaagaatcTTATGGACAGAAAATTCAAGGAGGCTACAGCCAACCTAAAGGATCGCTTAGCTTTAAAAGGAGTTGAGGTCCTAACCCTGAAGAAGCTGCTTGCTGCAAAGGGGTGA
- the LOC126802892 gene encoding kinesin-like protein KIN-7O isoform X2, whose amino-acid sequence MERIQVTVRARPLPADDAKTSPWRISGNSIYIPNSSSKFEFDWVFGEDSKTSEVYQSRTKDIVAAAVGGFNGTVFAYGQTNSGKTYTIRGSATEPGVIRLAVRDMFDLIQLDVDREFLLRMSYMEIYNEEINDLLAPEHRKLQIHESIERGIYVAGLREEIVVSPEQVLELMEFGEAHRHIGETNMNLYSSRSHTIFRMIIESRDKTEDEVIGSSCDAVRVSVLNLVDLAGSERAAKTGAEGVRLKEGSHINKSLMTLGTVIKKLSEGAESQGGHVPYRDSKLTRILQPALGGNANTAIICNITLAQIHADETKSSLQFASRALRVTNCAHVNEILTDAALLKRQKKEIEELRAKLQDSHSEHWGEEILNLRNTLLQTESERERIALELEEEKKAQAEKEKMVQQQAKKIENLSSMVLYSNRDENRDHFKKKRRDTWCPGKLAKEALGEVPPTITSKASPLKPTRPKREMQLLPFEELVNETDVAQNESCKDEDYKRSAVEDCILPDPCALLHVTSRRKVPPRTKSLCQDNELLDLQGEYEDLLIKFETQRTCSEIQIDYLTRKLAEADLSSVDVCYDYPTSCVKKGTVDKNISVRESEAIIVIKRLQEQIKRLEMEISSSQQNLDSVVELAKEQNICAMEKFDELHEELLIAQEESRVAREQHSCNTSVTQDDYKTMEAYACEKDSQIISLEKELELYREKEVDLSSNEGVHSEIKSLSEMLNTAHSEVNELQQELLGLRNRFEESKLQQQKMENSIKMLAEEKEELALKLTDSLLEMEEERVIWSSKEKVSLEAIENKSKLYKMEIASNSKEMSEVRNELESCRQECKGLREKLTFYEEATGQKISRLEKILDVDQLHRDHDIFDSPKKQSEELSNSNLELRKVDAFKEENFLQKELSFFKKERDDLLLQMQELSKRPDDLENLNNQLILVKKEKDRLVTEFQEQQKHLTEEKIRLEHNNDLFVEELTRRIASMEVKMHSDHVENGKEKAKLRMRLRGTQAKLDAFCYRYKEAEEEKNLMDRKFKEATANLKDRLALKGVEVLTLKKLLAAKG is encoded by the exons atggagaggatACAGGTCACCGTCCGGGCTCGGCCGCTCCCAGCCGATGATGCCAAAACCAGCCCTTGGCGTATCTCTGGCAACTCCATCTACATCCCCAACTCCTCCTCCAAGTTCGAATTCG ATTGGGTTTTCGGTGAAGATTCCAAGACAAGCGAGGTCTATCAGTCTCGGACCAAAGATATAGTCGCTGCAGCCGTTGGCGGTTTCAATG GAACCGTTTTTGCTTATGGCCAAACTAATAGTGGCAAGACATACACGATTCGAGGTTCAGCCACTGAACCTGGAGTAATCCGACTTGCTGTGCGTGACATGTTCGACCTGATTCAACTG GATGTGGATCGGGAGTTTCTTCTGCGGATGTCTTATATGGAGATCTATAACGAGGAAATAAATGATTTACTGGCTCCCGAGCATCGAAAGCTACAGATACATGAAAGTATTGAG CGGGGAATTTATGTAGCTGGATTGCGAGAAGAAATTGTTGTTTCTCCTGAACAAGTCCTTGAGCTCATGGAATTTGGAGAGG CCCATCGACATATCGGAGAGACAAACATGAATCTGTACAGTAGTAGATCCCACACTATTTTCCGTATG ATAATTGAAAGTCGAGATAAAACTGAAGATGAAGTCATTGGTAGTTCTTGTGATGCTGTTCGTGTTTCAGTTTtg AATTTAGTGGACCTTGCTGGTTCAGAACGTGCTGCAAAAACAGGTGCAGAAGGTGTTCGGCTCAAAGAGGGCTCTCATATCAATAAAAGCCTTATGACACTGGGAACTGTCATTAAAAAATTAAGTGAAGGAGCTGAGAGTCAGGG GGGACATGTACCATACAGAGACAGCAAACTAACACGCATTTTGCAGCCTGCTTTGGGCGGAAATGCAAATACAGCTATAATATGCAACATCACCCTTGCACAG ATTCATGCAGATGAGACTAAAAGCAGTCTCCAGTTCGCAAGTAGAGCATTACGTGTAACAAACTGTGCTCATGTCAATGAG ATCTTGACTGATGCTGCTCTTCTAAAGCGTcaaaaaaaggaaattgagGAGCTTCGAGCAAAATTGCAG GATTCTCATTCGGAACATTGGGGAGAGGAAATCCTCAATTTGCGGAATACATTACTGCAG ACCGAGTCAGAAAGGGAGCGTATAGCCTTGGAgttggaggaggagaagaaagcACAGGCTGAAAAAGAGAAGATGGTCCAACAACAagctaaaaaaattgaaaatttgagcTCAATGGTTTTGTATTCAAATAGGGATGAGAATCGTGATCACTTTAAGAAG AAGAGGCGGGATACTTGGTGTCCGGGTAAACTTGCAAAGGAAGCCCTAGGAGAG GTGCCCCCCACCATTACATCAAAGGCATCTCCTTTGAAACCAACAAGACCTAAGCGTGAGATGCAACTACTTCCATTTGAAGAACTGGTGAACGAGACTGATGTTGCTCAGAACGAATCCTGCAAAGATGAAGACTATAAAAGAAGTGCAGTGGAGGATTGTATTCTTCCTGATCCATGTGCTCTATTACATGTTACTAGCAGAAGAAAAGTGCCACCCAGGACTAAAAGCTTATGCCAG GACAATGAATTGTTGGATTTGCAAGGAGAATATGAAGATTTGCTTATAAAATTTGAAACTCAG AGAACATGTAGTGAGATACAAATTGATTATTTGACAAGGAAACTTGCTGAGGCGGATTTGTCTTCTGTTGATGTATGCTATGACTACCCCACATCTTGTGTCAAGAAAGGTACTGTGGATAAGAATATAAGCGTGAGGGAGTCGGAAGCCATTATTGTGATTAAAAGACTTCAAGAACAG ATTAAGAGGTTAGAAATGGAGATATCTTCAAGCCAGCAAAATCTGGATTCTGTTGTTGAGCTGGCAAAAGAGCAAAACATATGTGCCATGGAGAAGTTTGATGAG CTCCACGAGGAGCTTCTAATCGCACAAGAGGAGTCCAGGGTTGCCCGAGAACAACACAGTTGTAACACGTCTGTAACGCAG GATGATTACAAAACGATGGAAGCTTATGCCTGTGAAAAGGACTCACAGATTATTTCTCTAGAAAAAGAACTGGAGTTATATAGGGAAAAGGAAGTTGATCTATCTAGTAATGAAGGTGTACATTCTGAAATAAAATCCCTATCTGAAATGCTGAACACTGCACACTCTGAAGTCAACGAATTGCAACAAGAGCTTTTGGGCCTG AGGAATAGGTTTGAAGAATCTAAACTTCAGCAGCAAAAGATGGAAAACTCCATAAAAATGCTGGCTGAAGAAAAGGAAGAGCTAGCGCTG AAACTTACAGATTCCCTTTTGGAAATGGAGGAGGAAAGGGTAATATGGTCTTCGAAAGAGAAGGTTTCACTTGAAGCCATAGAAAATAAATCAAAGTTATACAAAATGGAGATTGCATCAAATTCAAAGGAAATGTCAGAG GTGAGAAATGAATTGGAGTCTTGTAGACAAGAATGCAAGGGACTTAGGGAAAAATTAACATTCTACGAGGAAGCGACAGGACAAAAGATAAGCAG GCTGGAGAAGATTTTGGATGTTGATCAACTACATAGAGACCACGATATATTTGATTCTCCAAAGAAACAGTCTGAAGAA CTGTCGAACTCAAATTTGGAGTTACGTAAAGTTGATGCTTTCAAGGAAGAGAATTTTCTTCAGAAGGAGCtgagtttttttaaaaaagaaagagatgaTCTGTTACTTCAAATGCAAGAATTATCTAAACGTCCTGATGACTTAGAG AATCTCAACAACCAGCTCATACTtgtgaaaaaggaaaaggataGATTAGTTACTGAGTTTCAAGAGCAGCAGAAACATTTAACTGAAGAAAAAATTCGCCTTGAACATAACAATGACTTG TTTGTGGAGGAGCTGACAAGACGAATTGCAAGCATGGAAGTCAAGATGCACAGT GATCATGTAGAAAACGGCAAGGAAAAGGCAAAGCTTCGAATGAGGCTTCGAGGGACGCAAGCAAAGTTGGATGCCTTTTGCTATAGATACAAGGAAGCagaagaggagaagaatcTTATGGACAGAAAATTCAAGGAGGCTACAGCCAACCTAAAGGATCGCTTAGCTTTAAAAGGAGTTGAGGTCCTAACCCTGAAGAAGCTGCTTGCTGCAAAGGGGTGA
- the LOC126802892 gene encoding kinesin-like protein KIN-7O isoform X1, with protein sequence MERIQVTVRARPLPADDAKTSPWRISGNSIYIPNSSSKFEFDWVFGEDSKTSEVYQSRTKDIVAAAVGGFNGTVFAYGQTNSGKTYTIRGSATEPGVIRLAVRDMFDLIQLDVDREFLLRMSYMEIYNEEINDLLAPEHRKLQIHESIERGIYVAGLREEIVVSPEQVLELMEFGEAHRHIGETNMNLYSSRSHTIFRMIIESRDKTEDEVIGSSCDAVRVSVLNLVDLAGSERAAKTGAEGVRLKEGSHINKSLMTLGTVIKKLSEGAESQGGHVPYRDSKLTRILQPALGGNANTAIICNITLAQIHADETKSSLQFASRALRVTNCAHVNEILTDAALLKRQKKEIEELRAKLQDSHSEHWGEEILNLRNTLLQTESERERIALELEEEKKAQAEKEKMVQQQAKKIENLSSMVLYSNRDENRDHFKKQKRRDTWCPGKLAKEALGEVPPTITSKASPLKPTRPKREMQLLPFEELVNETDVAQNESCKDEDYKRSAVEDCILPDPCALLHVTSRRKVPPRTKSLCQDNELLDLQGEYEDLLIKFETQRTCSEIQIDYLTRKLAEADLSSVDVCYDYPTSCVKKGTVDKNISVRESEAIIVIKRLQEQIKRLEMEISSSQQNLDSVVELAKEQNICAMEKFDELHEELLIAQEESRVAREQHSCNTSVTQDDYKTMEAYACEKDSQIISLEKELELYREKEVDLSSNEGVHSEIKSLSEMLNTAHSEVNELQQELLGLRNRFEESKLQQQKMENSIKMLAEEKEELALKLTDSLLEMEEERVIWSSKEKVSLEAIENKSKLYKMEIASNSKEMSEVRNELESCRQECKGLREKLTFYEEATGQKISRLEKILDVDQLHRDHDIFDSPKKQSEELSNSNLELRKVDAFKEENFLQKELSFFKKERDDLLLQMQELSKRPDDLENLNNQLILVKKEKDRLVTEFQEQQKHLTEEKIRLEHNNDLFVEELTRRIASMEVKMHSDHVENGKEKAKLRMRLRGTQAKLDAFCYRYKEAEEEKNLMDRKFKEATANLKDRLALKGVEVLTLKKLLAAKG encoded by the exons atggagaggatACAGGTCACCGTCCGGGCTCGGCCGCTCCCAGCCGATGATGCCAAAACCAGCCCTTGGCGTATCTCTGGCAACTCCATCTACATCCCCAACTCCTCCTCCAAGTTCGAATTCG ATTGGGTTTTCGGTGAAGATTCCAAGACAAGCGAGGTCTATCAGTCTCGGACCAAAGATATAGTCGCTGCAGCCGTTGGCGGTTTCAATG GAACCGTTTTTGCTTATGGCCAAACTAATAGTGGCAAGACATACACGATTCGAGGTTCAGCCACTGAACCTGGAGTAATCCGACTTGCTGTGCGTGACATGTTCGACCTGATTCAACTG GATGTGGATCGGGAGTTTCTTCTGCGGATGTCTTATATGGAGATCTATAACGAGGAAATAAATGATTTACTGGCTCCCGAGCATCGAAAGCTACAGATACATGAAAGTATTGAG CGGGGAATTTATGTAGCTGGATTGCGAGAAGAAATTGTTGTTTCTCCTGAACAAGTCCTTGAGCTCATGGAATTTGGAGAGG CCCATCGACATATCGGAGAGACAAACATGAATCTGTACAGTAGTAGATCCCACACTATTTTCCGTATG ATAATTGAAAGTCGAGATAAAACTGAAGATGAAGTCATTGGTAGTTCTTGTGATGCTGTTCGTGTTTCAGTTTtg AATTTAGTGGACCTTGCTGGTTCAGAACGTGCTGCAAAAACAGGTGCAGAAGGTGTTCGGCTCAAAGAGGGCTCTCATATCAATAAAAGCCTTATGACACTGGGAACTGTCATTAAAAAATTAAGTGAAGGAGCTGAGAGTCAGGG GGGACATGTACCATACAGAGACAGCAAACTAACACGCATTTTGCAGCCTGCTTTGGGCGGAAATGCAAATACAGCTATAATATGCAACATCACCCTTGCACAG ATTCATGCAGATGAGACTAAAAGCAGTCTCCAGTTCGCAAGTAGAGCATTACGTGTAACAAACTGTGCTCATGTCAATGAG ATCTTGACTGATGCTGCTCTTCTAAAGCGTcaaaaaaaggaaattgagGAGCTTCGAGCAAAATTGCAG GATTCTCATTCGGAACATTGGGGAGAGGAAATCCTCAATTTGCGGAATACATTACTGCAG ACCGAGTCAGAAAGGGAGCGTATAGCCTTGGAgttggaggaggagaagaaagcACAGGCTGAAAAAGAGAAGATGGTCCAACAACAagctaaaaaaattgaaaatttgagcTCAATGGTTTTGTATTCAAATAGGGATGAGAATCGTGATCACTTTAAGAAG CAGAAGAGGCGGGATACTTGGTGTCCGGGTAAACTTGCAAAGGAAGCCCTAGGAGAG GTGCCCCCCACCATTACATCAAAGGCATCTCCTTTGAAACCAACAAGACCTAAGCGTGAGATGCAACTACTTCCATTTGAAGAACTGGTGAACGAGACTGATGTTGCTCAGAACGAATCCTGCAAAGATGAAGACTATAAAAGAAGTGCAGTGGAGGATTGTATTCTTCCTGATCCATGTGCTCTATTACATGTTACTAGCAGAAGAAAAGTGCCACCCAGGACTAAAAGCTTATGCCAG GACAATGAATTGTTGGATTTGCAAGGAGAATATGAAGATTTGCTTATAAAATTTGAAACTCAG AGAACATGTAGTGAGATACAAATTGATTATTTGACAAGGAAACTTGCTGAGGCGGATTTGTCTTCTGTTGATGTATGCTATGACTACCCCACATCTTGTGTCAAGAAAGGTACTGTGGATAAGAATATAAGCGTGAGGGAGTCGGAAGCCATTATTGTGATTAAAAGACTTCAAGAACAG ATTAAGAGGTTAGAAATGGAGATATCTTCAAGCCAGCAAAATCTGGATTCTGTTGTTGAGCTGGCAAAAGAGCAAAACATATGTGCCATGGAGAAGTTTGATGAG CTCCACGAGGAGCTTCTAATCGCACAAGAGGAGTCCAGGGTTGCCCGAGAACAACACAGTTGTAACACGTCTGTAACGCAG GATGATTACAAAACGATGGAAGCTTATGCCTGTGAAAAGGACTCACAGATTATTTCTCTAGAAAAAGAACTGGAGTTATATAGGGAAAAGGAAGTTGATCTATCTAGTAATGAAGGTGTACATTCTGAAATAAAATCCCTATCTGAAATGCTGAACACTGCACACTCTGAAGTCAACGAATTGCAACAAGAGCTTTTGGGCCTG AGGAATAGGTTTGAAGAATCTAAACTTCAGCAGCAAAAGATGGAAAACTCCATAAAAATGCTGGCTGAAGAAAAGGAAGAGCTAGCGCTG AAACTTACAGATTCCCTTTTGGAAATGGAGGAGGAAAGGGTAATATGGTCTTCGAAAGAGAAGGTTTCACTTGAAGCCATAGAAAATAAATCAAAGTTATACAAAATGGAGATTGCATCAAATTCAAAGGAAATGTCAGAG GTGAGAAATGAATTGGAGTCTTGTAGACAAGAATGCAAGGGACTTAGGGAAAAATTAACATTCTACGAGGAAGCGACAGGACAAAAGATAAGCAG GCTGGAGAAGATTTTGGATGTTGATCAACTACATAGAGACCACGATATATTTGATTCTCCAAAGAAACAGTCTGAAGAA CTGTCGAACTCAAATTTGGAGTTACGTAAAGTTGATGCTTTCAAGGAAGAGAATTTTCTTCAGAAGGAGCtgagtttttttaaaaaagaaagagatgaTCTGTTACTTCAAATGCAAGAATTATCTAAACGTCCTGATGACTTAGAG AATCTCAACAACCAGCTCATACTtgtgaaaaaggaaaaggataGATTAGTTACTGAGTTTCAAGAGCAGCAGAAACATTTAACTGAAGAAAAAATTCGCCTTGAACATAACAATGACTTG TTTGTGGAGGAGCTGACAAGACGAATTGCAAGCATGGAAGTCAAGATGCACAGT GATCATGTAGAAAACGGCAAGGAAAAGGCAAAGCTTCGAATGAGGCTTCGAGGGACGCAAGCAAAGTTGGATGCCTTTTGCTATAGATACAAGGAAGCagaagaggagaagaatcTTATGGACAGAAAATTCAAGGAGGCTACAGCCAACCTAAAGGATCGCTTAGCTTTAAAAGGAGTTGAGGTCCTAACCCTGAAGAAGCTGCTTGCTGCAAAGGGGTGA